ACCGGCAACCGTTCTGGACTGAATGGTTGAGGTGCCAATCTGTTCATAAGATAACTGTCGGAACAGTTCGCCGTAGCCGTCTACTTCCTTGTCAAACAGTGGTAGTACAGCCTCTGGCGTGCTGTCTCTGCCTGAAAAACCGGTACCGCCGGTGATCAATACGGCCTGAACGGTATCGGAGGCAATCCAGCGGGACAGCACTTCACGAATCTTGTAGATGTCGTCTTTGACAATCGCTTTGTCAGCCAGATGGTGACCTGCCGACTTGAGATGATCGACCAGCAGGTGACCGGACGTGTCGTTGTCTTCGGTGCGTGTATCGGAAACCGTCAGAACCGCCATCTGCAATGGAATAAATTCTGAAACCTGTTTATGAGCCATAGGGTCTCCCTGTCGCTATTAGGAGTACATCTCAGGAGTACTCTTTATGTATGTTCTGACTCCAGACAAAAGTCTGGCATGCCTGCCACTCTTGTGGAGTATTGGTATTTCTGAACAGCGTTGCCTGCTCCGGTGCGGGCAGTGGAATGGCTTTGCCGTCCAGCTGATGGAGCAAGCGCCAGATCGAATAATCTTTTCGATCCGGGCTGTTAATCGCCTGATCCACCTGCTTGCGCACTTGTGGATTGACCGGAAGGCAGACAGGCAGCGTGAAGTCCTGAAAATAGCAGGCAGACTGATGCTGCGCGCAATAATCCGCCAGATGCTTCAGCGATTCGGCTGACAGCAATGGCATATCCACCGGTACAACCAGTAGGCACGATTCATCATTAATTTCCAGCTCCTTAATACTCAGCAATGCCGCATGAATACCACTGAGCGGGCCTCTGCCCGGCAAACGGTCGATAACGGTTTGACCGTAATTTTGACCGCAATAAAGGCCAGCCGTCTCGCTGTTGGCACTGATCAGCACAGGGGCAGCCCCTGCTGCCGTCAGGGTTTCAGCCATTGCCCGAAACAACGGTTTGTCCTGCCATTCCAGCAGTGCCTTGTTGCGACCCATTCTGGACGATCGTCCGCCAGCCAGAACGAGCCCGTATAAACTGCTCATTGGGCGTTTTTTGAACCATTCAACGTGATGTGGGGATACTAACAGAGCCTGTCTGAATCACATAGGTCTCAGGTCAACAGGATGAGCATTTATGTTGAGTCAGGAATTCGGGAATGCGCTGTTCCAGCCAGTAGTCCAGTTGATGCGGGCGACCACCGATAAAGCCGACATGCCCGCCGCGGCAAGTCAGTTCCAGTTCTGTACTGTCCGACAGTTCTTCAGGCTGTGGCACACAGTCCGGTGTCATAAACGGGTCATCACTGGAATGGATGATCAGGGTGGGGCGGGTGATGCCTTCCAGATAGTAGCGGCTGCTGGCTTTGCGGTAGTAATCTTCTCCGCTCTGAAAACCATGCAGGGCAGCAGTGATGTAGTGGTCAAAGTCTTCAAAGGTGTTCAGGTAGCCATAGTTGGTAAACGGCTCCAGCGCTTTGGCGCGATCATGCCAGCCCTGCCTCTGAAAAAAACGAAGCTTGTCGTGCATTTGCCGGTGCATATCGGTTAGAAAACGGTTGCGATAGATGCGTGTCGCGCCATGGTTCATTCGATGGGCACAGTGATCCAGCCGAAAAGGTACCGATACGGCGACAGCGGCTGACAGTAAACTGTTACTGCCTTCTTCCCCCTGGTATTTCAGCAGAACATTACCGCCCAGAGAGTAGCCAGCTGCCATCATTTGTTTGTCAGGATATTGTTGCTTTAAATGCTGAAGTACATCCTTTAACTCCTGACTATCCCCCGAGTGGTAACTGCGTGGCTGCCAGTTGGGCTCGCCACTGCACCCTCTGAAATTGATGCAGACTGATTGTATGCCCTGCTGATCAAGACGGGTTTGCAGGCCGGTGATGTATTTGGATTCGGAACTGCCGGTGAGTCCATGCAGTAACACGACCAGATGATCCGATTCTTTCGGCCCGTACCAGTCCAGATGCAGAAAATCACTGTCGCTGGTTGTAAAACATTCACGGTGTCGTTTAAGTGTTTTGGGCTTGCGAAACAGGGGTGACCATAATGTCTGCAGATGGGGGCTGTTGAGTCCGGGGCAGGGGGAAAATGGCAGCATGGATAATCCTGAGAAATAACGCTTGATAAACCCGAGCAAAAGCAACTGCCGACATAATAAACAGCACAGGACACTTAAAGCAAATTAGGTTACAGAGTGCCTGTCAGAAAACCTCTGAAAAACGGCAGTCGTTCTTGGCCGACAGAAGTTGATAACGGCTGGATTTGAGTTACCAGACGAACAAAGGATGTTTTTTGTACCGCACTGTTCAAAATACAACCTGATTCGACTATCTACAAGCGCAGTAATCTCTCATGCCCGGCATGATCAAAAGTAAACTGACGGAAGCCTGGCTGAAAGGCTACTGACGATCTCTGGTCAGCAGAATTTTACCCAGCCGTTTCAGGTTGCTGGCGACAACAGCCAGTGCGACATAGCGCTCAAAGCCTTCTATCCCTTTATCCGGGCATTTGTCGAGACCATTCGCTTCCAGTGCATTGATATCGGATTCAACGGCTGAGTGCTTCCTTCTTGCCCGGATAAATTCCGGGTGGCATTCCCGTTTTTTGTCATTGGCTGACAGCCTGCCTTTCTTGGGAAGAACTGAATGCTCCAGAAGAACTTCCAGCTTTTCAAGATTGCCCGGACTCCAGAAGCCTTTGTCGTAGCTCACCTGGCTTAATGTCGGGAACCGCTTTTTGGCAGCCTCAGCCATAGGTACTGTAACCTGGTCGTCTGTTTGTTTTTGCATGACCTGATGATGCAAAGTAAAACCGAACTGATCCTGCAACACGCAGACCCGTAACCCCAGTTCAACCGGAGTTCCGGCTTTGCCTTTGCTGATCCATTCTGTATGAGGCTCAAAGATTGAGAACACCTTCTCATTATGGGGAATCTGCTCATGTTCTATCACCCGTCGGTAAATCAGGTTTATCTGGTGACGGCTGTGGGCTATGTGGTATTTGAGGTTTTCCAGCCTTGGCTCATCCGGTTGTTTTTTCAACAGCAAGGACAAGGTCGTTTCAGCTTTGCGGACAATTGAAAGGCTGTACTTTATGTACTCAAGGTGAGCCATTTCAATGTCGTGCTGCCGCTGCTGTTGTTTCAGTTCACAGGTTGCGCTGGAATGCTTCAGGTTTCGAGCCTTGTTGTAGCGTTTGCGATGCTGGTCTTTAAGATATTTGCTCTGACGCCAGCCCGGAAGCTGGTACTGATTGGAGAGAGCGGATGCAAACTCAATGCTTTTACGGCAAGCGTCGCTCAGAAGGCTGATATCCGTGGGGAAATGGACATCGGTTTTGACTACGAAGGAATCGGCACGGCCATGTAGCGGCTCATCTTTTTTTTAACCAGCTGGTGACCTGCATCCACCGTGACCTGGTTAATCTGATCCAGTATCTCCGGTGTGAAGAGGCTGATGTTATCCTGCAATGTTTGTATGTGGTAGGAATGGGTACAATATGGGCCGTGACCGAGCATTTTCCGTAATGTCCCATGTTCATTAGCCAACTCTTGCAAGCGGTCATAGTCACAATTAGTGACAAGGCGCAGAGTGCCGAAAACCAGAATGTTCCAGAGGTCCATACCGGGACGACCG
Above is a window of Endozoicomonas montiporae CL-33 DNA encoding:
- the moaB gene encoding molybdenum cofactor biosynthesis protein B, producing the protein MAHKQVSEFIPLQMAVLTVSDTRTEDNDTSGHLLVDHLKSAGHHLADKAIVKDDIYKIREVLSRWIASDTVQAVLITGGTGFSGRDSTPEAVLPLFDKEVDGYGELFRQLSYEQIGTSTIQSRTVAGFANGSIIFVMPGSNNACKTAWQGIIKEQLDSTHRPCNFVEHLKVVTA
- the mobA gene encoding molybdenum cofactor guanylyltransferase; the protein is MSSLYGLVLAGGRSSRMGRNKALLEWQDKPLFRAMAETLTAAGAAPVLISANSETAGLYCGQNYGQTVIDRLPGRGPLSGIHAALLSIKELEINDESCLLVVPVDMPLLSAESLKHLADYCAQHQSACYFQDFTLPVCLPVNPQVRKQVDQAINSPDRKDYSIWRLLHQLDGKAIPLPAPEQATLFRNTNTPQEWQACQTFVWSQNIHKEYS
- a CDS encoding hydrolase, with translation MLPFSPCPGLNSPHLQTLWSPLFRKPKTLKRHRECFTTSDSDFLHLDWYGPKESDHLVVLLHGLTGSSESKYITGLQTRLDQQGIQSVCINFRGCSGEPNWQPRSYHSGDSQELKDVLQHLKQQYPDKQMMAAGYSLGGNVLLKYQGEEGSNSLLSAAVAVSVPFRLDHCAHRMNHGATRIYRNRFLTDMHRQMHDKLRFFQRQGWHDRAKALEPFTNYGYLNTFEDFDHYITAALHGFQSGEDYYRKASSRYYLEGITRPTLIIHSSDDPFMTPDCVPQPEELSDSTELELTCRGGHVGFIGGRPHQLDYWLEQRIPEFLTQHKCSSC
- a CDS encoding ISNCY family transposase (programmed frameshift); protein product: MRQTINPQMQLGEVDISAITFNPKSRDDIPRLLRGLQHIWITPDLRHRVFQVLENMIPASRHNGRPGMDLWNILVFGTLRLVTNCDYDRLQELANEHGTLRKMLGHGPYCTHSYHIQTLQDNISLFTPEILDQINQVTVDAGHQLVKKKDEPLHGRADSFVVKTDVHFPTDISLLSDACRKSIEFASALSNQYQLPGWRQSKYLKDQHRKRYNKARNLKHSSATCELKQQQRQHDIEMAHLEYIKYSLSIVRKAETTLSLLLKKQPDEPRLENLKYHIAHSRHQINLIYRRVIEHEQIPHNEKVFSIFEPHTEWISKGKAGTPVELGLRVCVLQDQFGFTLHHQVMQKQTDDQVTVPMAEAAKKRFPTLSQVSYDKGFWSPGNLEKLEVLLEHSVLPKKGRLSANDKKRECHPEFIRARRKHSAVESDINALEANGLDKCPDKGIEGFERYVALAVVASNLKRLGKILLTRDRQ